cggagacaagagccgtcgctattttcatttttaaacacttgcagtctgtataattcataaacacaacttcattctttataaatctctccaacagtgtgtaatgttagcttaagccacggagcactatcaaactcgttcagaatcaaatataaacacccaaataaatactatacttacatgacccgaagcatgcatgcagcatacatgacgaacatcttgtaaagatccatttgagggttatattagctgtgtgaactttgtaaacgcactgtattatagagtcgtgAGCTCAATGGGcagggagcatgagatttaaagggccagcagcccctgaatcggtgcatagttaatgatgccccaaaataggcagttaaaaaaattaattaaaaaaaatctatggggtattttgagctgaaacttcacagacacattcaggggacaccttagacttatattacatcttgtaaaaaaacgttcaatggcacctttaatgttatgaagcgacgagaatactttttgtgccccaaaaaaaccaaaataatgactttattcaacaatatctagtgatgggcgatttcaaaacactgcttcgaagctttacaaatcttttgtatcgaatcagtggttcggagcgtatcaaactgtcaaagtcacgtgaaccattgacattttgaaacgtttcgaaacacttatgacgtaacgaagcctcgtttattgaaatcatgtgactttggcagtttgactgcctttgcaactaccactttgacgcttcaaaaacttcataaagagattggaaaactaatccatatgaatcgagcggtttagtccaaattttctgaagagaatcgaATGCTTGTTATgatgaaaagatttaatttagcttttatataaacatataaacatttatcagtgaacataagcagaagctcaacctaCCACTGAAtaacgcacaagaacaaacctcttccggaagttcaaacgtgctgcgtaacacatgagaatgaacctcactggtcaCGCAGCCCATTTGAGGTTTGTTCTGGTGCTTTATTCAAGTTAGTTTGAGCTTATGTtcgttgatcaatgtttacatgcaaGCAAAAGCTAAAATTATATTCATGACAACaagattctcttcagaaaaatttgactaaaccgctcgattcatatggattagttttccgatctttttatgaagtttttgaagcgtcaaaatggtagttacaaaggcagtcaatggaaggaaatctgacagtattctgtcatcaaaaagatctttttgatggatttgtcttccgaagatgaacgaaagtcttatgggtttggaacgacatgagggtgagtaattaatgacagaaatttcattttggggtgaagtaaccctttaacatatacCTGCATTAacgtaaaataacattttttcagATACACTGATACAGTATTACCTGAAGACTTCATCTgatgtaaatgtaaacatcaattTAAACATCTGTCATAAGCGTATATCCTTCagatatatatcatatttttatatacattctTTGAATACAATGTTCTATTTTAAACCTTAAATGGTTATTTCAGGTGCTTCATAGAACTTTTAAGAGGTTCCAATCATGGGaacattttatggatttagatTCAATTACTCTttctttaattcatttttaataattacattttatgaataaaacatactttaatactaagaaaaaatggaaataaaccattaaacattaaagtattatgcaatcatttaaaacatttcttcttatatagaacctttttggcataaaaagttctttaaaattgaggcAAGAACCTGTGGTTCTGTATAGAGCCCCACTGATAGCTATTAAAATAGCTATTTcccattaataaaaaatacaggtttATTTTACTCTTTAAACAAAGAAACATAGGATTAATCCTGAAAATGAAACCAAGATGCACCACAATCATGAATTCCATCACATAATATTCTATAGCCCTGTGCCTGTCTCATCCTGGACaggatgtttgcatttagtgtGTTGGGGACTTacataacacataacataagACTCAAGACCACACAGAAATAACTTATTCTACCTGGGACAGCTCCTTCAGTTTGTCATGCGAAAGTCCAACAATAACACACGCTTCCAGTAATCCTGAAGGCAGACCGTCTGCCATTGATAAACAAAGGGATTGTCACTCCTGTTTAGATCTGCAATACACAGACACAAGAgagaaaatacacatttattcCATGTAGAAATCGCGTATTTGTAGTTCCTGGGTTGTAAATTggaaagaagtaaaacattttttgcttAACACTCAACTTTAGACTATGAGGTAACTTATAAAGATGCAATATTAAGGTAATTAATCAGGGATAACACAAGCAATTGTTACAAGCAACTTCTAAATCgcataatattttaaaagaccACACCAATGATGCCAGGCATGGTTCTGGAAACAAAGAAGTTATTACATAGACACCCTTGAAAACACAAAAGATGAGATGGGCGTGTACCACTAATCTAATTTTCATGCCCTGGGAAGTTCCTGGGTTAAATTAGACTCATGTGTGTTGCAAGAGTAAAATTTCTCAGCTGAGCAATATTTGAATAACTAAAGTAAGACATTAAAATGCAGCTAGTATTTTAAACACACTTAATCCACAAATGAAACAACATGCAACAACTTCATATAACTTAATTAGTCACTgcttcccccccccccctcttcaaatataaacattactgCTACTTCAAGGACaataactgaaaaaaattaGGTATTTAACCTAATAGGAAtaacgttaactgcaaaagtgTTCACATATACGACGAGTAGCTGTTGTTCTCTATGAACAGATAAAGTTGTTACGAGTcgaaaacattttaaagtttttcttCATCACATTGTATTCTACCCAGATAAAAAACAAATCTTTGCTGTAAAGATAAGAATGCACGTACCTTTGTCTATCATCGGTATTCTGAAAGTGAAATTACGCACCTGGACCGTTAACATAAATGAAAGGCACACGTTAAACGCGCTCCACGTGATCACAATGATCTACGCATGCGCTCTACAAGCAACAGGCAGCCTACTTTGTTCTCAATGGCCAGGTGCTAAGCGTGCTACCTTTATGGTGAGGCGAAACCAAACCTGTCTTTATAAATATGAACGTATTAAAACCATTGTTCGGACATACCTCTGTACACTTCTGTGACCCAttactttcttttttcaaaGCATAAATCCTACGTTGCTGTCAGAGATAGTAGATATTTGGAGAGCAGTTATCTAACATAATATTAAACGAGCATGAAAAATAGTTATACACatcaaatatatgtatattgactccaaacatttcttagaattgtgacaccaagaaataaaaaaaataaaactgttcaTAATAGTTTAACGTACAGAACACTATTTTCTGAGGGTTAATCATCTATTTTCACTGATTATTTgctaataattaaaataattaaaagttttaaGCCCCATTTTTACCTTATTCATTTATGAAACGCGCCAACACATCATTAAAGCAAATGACGTTTTAAATTGACTCTGTAAATACAGTTGAATTCACATGAGATTTATGTAAAACATTGCAAACATCGCTCACTGTAACTTCATGCTAATCTAGTGTGTTTCTAGTGTTTTTTTCCTGAAATATTGGCTACCTTGAGTTCGTGTATGTAATTTTGTCACCCAGTATCCAATGTAATTGCGCCATCTAGTGGTCTCAGGCGGCGATAAGGTTAGTTAACAACCATAATGCAATTCATTTCAGATTCAACCACAGTGTGCTAAAAAAGAACAATCATTCAAACAGGGAAGTGTAGAGATTTCTTTTTATCAAAACTgaacacaaatccaaatgaaacaaCTAGAAACAGTATAAACTTTCAGTTTGGTtcaaacactaaaaaaaaagtcactgcaGTACCAcatatcaaaaaataaaaataaaaaatgaggaTTAAAAAGTGTCCAGCTTGTTTatgaaacatacacacacagattttTTGCATGATAAAATAAGATACAAAGCCAGGCCACTGACCTCTGTACATCAACTGCAGATGTCACATTTCCAGCAATGTATTTAAACTACATTTATGAACACAAGAGGCCATAACTTAGTTGGTCCACTTAGCTAGAGTGGAGTTCTGTGGTTAACTAGTGAAGAAAATATTTGGCCTGTCATCTTGAATGAAAAGAGGCTCAAAAACTTGTGTATATAAACTACACATAAGTACTGGAACAGCATTATTAATTTGGCTGTGAAAAATACTGCCACTATTGGAGTGTCATCACTTAAGACGGACGCTGACAGACAGTAAAAATTGCCATGACAGCTAAACACACTTCTTCATTTCGCACACCAATCACTGCGTAAAGCAAAGCCGTTTCTTTACTTAATGCCATGGCTATTTATTCTCTTCATATCTTAAAATAGTGTACCgaagaaaatcacatttctgaACTAAAGGCAACTCTGAAAACCGATGTCTTATTCAAAGTCTagaaacattacaaaaaatattttggcaTTGTGCATAGTTTAAGTCTGTGAGAAGTGAGCATTTTGTGCTCAGAAGCAGCAGTTTTACCCTGAGTATTTTTCATGATATGAGGCTGATGAGGGACATACAATGATAATCAGATATATTTTAACACTGAGTAAAATATCAGTCTGAAAATGTAAACTTACATCTGGTATGTAAATTTCAACATATAAACTTGTGTGGAAAAATGATTACTGTGGAATGTGAAACTTGTTCACTGTAGTGACGTaaactttgtaaaaaaaaaagtaagtttgtGTAGAGTAGACAATGAAAATGTTTGGGCACAAATAATAAATAGCTTGAGAAATAATCTCAGAAATCACATATTTGACTCAAATAGGTTTGTCTCTGTACCAAATCCACAGAATAACACGCAGCATGTGTGAGAGTCTTGAGTCTAAGACTTTTGTGTTAATTGCATGTGCATTCTAGGATTTGTACTTCAAAAACTGAAGTATTTTATGTTCTAACACTCAAACTGAGGATTCAACCTCTGGCTTGCTGCAACTGTCTCTTGGCATTGACTTCAAAACACTGAGTTTCTCCGTACTGTTACTGGAAGCTGCCTCCGATTTAACAGAGTTTAGGCCTTGCTCTTCATCTTCGTCGTCTTCATCGTCAAGCGTGTCAGGGTAGATGACGAGGAAAGCCGCAGCAAGGAAAGCAAGAAAGGAGCCTCCCGATGCCACCATGGGGATCACTCTCACCGTGCCAACGGCATCTACAACTGCACCGAGCGCCGACGCCACCAAGATCTGAGAGATGTAAACCTGACATGTCAGGATGGCGCAGTCGATGCCAAAGCCTCGCCGGGAGTTGCCAGGGCTGTGATGAATGTACTatgacaatgtaaaaaaaaaagatgaaaagacACTCATTGAGAGCAGTGCTGCTATGGGGAAAACTGCTGTAACAAATCCAGTGGTACTGGCAGTGAAAATTAAGCTTATCTTCCAAATCTATATCCATGTACATATACAtactacagtaaatacattaataatttgacaaaagaaagtgctgttttttgaacattctacTCAATgaatcctgtaaaaaaaaaaaaaaaaaaaaaaagtatcacaataatattaagcagcaaaaactgttctcaacattaattataataaagaaCCATTTCTTGAGGACCAAATCAGTGTATTAGACTTATTTATgaagactgaagactggagtaatgatgctgaaaattcagctttgccatcaaaggaataaattagatttttaaaatataataaaatagagaACAGttgtataaattgtaataattattcacaatattactgtttttactgtattttgatcaaataaatgcagctttgagcTTAAGAGACTACTTtcgaaaacatttaaaaaaaagaaaaagataattccaaacttttgaccagtagtgtgtatatattattgGTAACATCATACTGTATATTTGGTAAcataagtttatttaattatacaGACCTCTTTGATTTCATGGTATTGTCCCAAAAGAGCATAAGGGCAGTATGACATGCTCATGGAGATGACTCCCATGGTGCTTATCATCACCATAGCAACATACACATTTGGAAAGATGGACATGATGGCTGTTCCAACAGCAAAGGCTAGAGTTCCCAACATGTAGGTGATTCTTATGCTTAGGTCATAGTTGTTTAAGATCCTTTGGAGCACATCTGTAAGACATGTTTCTGATTATTTGGTTTGAATAATACTCAGAATGGACACCAACaaagatatatacatataacaGAACAAAAGGAGCAGATGATGAAACCGTGTGAAATCTGcaataccgttcaaaagtttggggttggttttgaaatctcttatgctcactatggctgcatttatttgatacaaaacacagtaaaaacagcaatattttgaaatattattacaaattaaaataactctctatattaatatacagtcaaatctcagagttaaactttGTCAGAAAAAATAcatcttaattatgtcaaatAACACAAGCAAAATATgttcaggtcaaagtgtctgaataatttttggttccaaatttttatcaattttactggtagtccactgtatgaagaatttttgggtataatatatcacagtttactttattttgctatcctcacttacataaatgaactatagtgtcctgcacccactagtaaaaatatataaaaaaatgtctgaataatatttggtttgactgtattttaaaatgcagtttttctgtgatggcaaagctgaattttcagcagccattagtTCAGTCTTCATTTTCACaggattcttcagaaatcattctaatatgctcaaGAAtattggtgctcaagaaacatttcctattatcatcaatgttgaaaacagttgtgttgcctaatatttttgtggaaaccgagatacattttttttcatgattctaaAAGGCTAGAATATAGAAGGCTCAAAAGAATTATGTTATTTGAAACAAAgatttgtaacaatgtaaaagtattTACGGTCAGTtgtgatcaaatgaatgcatcttgctgtataaaaatattaatttctttcaaaatgaaaaaaaatcttactgaccccaaacttttgaacagtagtgtgttaCGTAAGATATGTGACAAGTTAACAGttctcaattttaaaaaaaagtacaataatTTACAGGTAAAAATTAAACCAAGGAAATATACACAACATTTTGATCTTCATAAAGGGAATTACAAATTCAAGACTAAATGTATAAGGACTGTCACACCCTAAAAAATCTGCTTATTCCACAACGTGGTCATGTGAGTATCTACAGAACTGAAACCTGATCACCctactggagaaaaaaaaaaaagtaatactcATCATTAGTaatatcataattaataatacaacACATGAATGTAACACACACCTGAGCAGAGGGCAGCTGTAGCTGCATAGATCACAAGACCCCAGCAGCCCATCTGCACACCTTTACTGTAGTTCTGCAGGGCAGTGGAGTTAGCAGCAGCCTGGTTttgaaaaacatcaacagaaTATCCAGTATAAGTATGTAGACATATATATTCAGTATTAGATACTCTAAAATAGAGCCTGTATCATATCAGTGCTCGATATTACAAAAGTAAATTGCATGCAGTGAAGACTAAGGGCTTTTTCAGACCTAGGTCATTTGCTTGGTTCTGAAACAGggattaaaaatgtaacaaatttcggatcattttcacaagtcaacatttttattttaatgtaccTAAATTTGTTAATACAACTCACATGCGAGTAAACTGTTTTCCAAGATGCCAGAACAATGCACAGAAATTTAATTGCCGAATAAATGGAATAACCATTTACAGGTGAGAATgtgttggtttgtgtttttatatgtattaagtcaatattacaggtttttaaactatggtaactttttaatgtcatgttAGCCCTCAATTAAAGGAGAGGATAAAGAACTCTTCTTACAGTTGGGTCTCCTTCAAAGATAACCTGGCCCATGAAGTCTGTGTAGAACACAGCCTGTGCGATCATGGAGAACCAGGTGAGCAGGTGACATACACACAGATGCCAGAGTTGGGGCGGCATCTTCAGCATGGACAACCAGAGCAGTTTGACCGTCGTGCCACCATCTCCATCCTCGCTTTCTTCATCTTCCTCATTCCTGCGGGATGCAGAGATACCACTTGGTTGCAACTTCCGCCTCTCGTGACGTCTATCTAATTTGTCGATGTCATTCAGGCTTCGTGAGGATTTGATTGGCCCGGCCATGTTGCCGTAGCGCCGTCGCCATTGAAAGCCCACACGTCCATGATAAGAGAAAGTGAAGGAGGGTTGGCGGTAGAAGGAAGGGTGGCGCCGGCGCACTGGGCCGCCAGATGGTCGTAAACCGACTTTGCCTGGTTGATTAGCGGCATTCGCTGCTCCATTGATTGGATTTCCAGAAGTGGCAAAGCTTCCGTTTACAGTTTTGGCAGCCCCACAGATGTGTTCCCCACTGCTATCACACTTCTGTAAGTGGTGGTCAGTGCACTGACCTAGCTGGCTGGTGTTGTGGCAATCCAATGTCGTTCCATCATCTTGTAGACCCTGAAAGTCCTGGAATAAATTTGGTTCAATGTCCCACAGAAACTGCCCATCGCGATCTAAGTCCGGGTCAAGCTCTACGGTACCATCTGGCATGGCTAAAACCGAGTCACTTTTACTTCGCACCAGGTCGATATTTAGAAAGTCAGTTGAAACATCCCGCTCAGACCGATCATCCTCATGGGCTGAAAATGGCTCCTCCTCAGGGATAAGTTCTAGCTGAGGCAAGAGGCGAGTGGATGGAAAGCTTCCAAAGAGCTGAACAGGAGGTGGCTTTTCTTCATCCTCATCCTTCAATACCCCTGGCTGGTTGGGGTTATATAGATGCTCCTTGATGCTGAAAAGATGAAGTGTCGCAGAAATGATAAAGATGATGGCAGCAAAGAAAAAGAGGACCTGCTCTTGGGCCTTAAAAGCTTGACCCAGGAAGGTATTGGTCCAGTCCAGCCCTCCAAGCATGTAACCTAAAGCACCTCCCAGCCCTGAAAGACAGAAATTACATCACTTTAAACTGCCGAAAACAGAATATACAACATTAATGCAGCCTTAAAGGCCAAGTATCTTATATGACTAAAATATAATCACTATCTTATatgacaaaaacagtaaaacagtgatattttttgatagatttcatcaaaaatatcttaatttgtgttccgaagatgaacaaaggtcttacgggtttggaacgacatgagggtgagtaattaatgacagaattttcattttggggtcaactatccttttaatatttttgagagaactgtgatatatattttttgttaaggattctttgatgattacaaagttcaaaagaattgtatctatttaaaatggaaataatttgtaacattataaatgtcttaactGTTAATTGTGAtcaaattactgtttttactgaataaaaaaaatgtgctgatcccaaacttttgaactgtagtgtataatCACTTTTTCCATATAAGTGAAACATTTTTGTTCTGATTAGATCTTTACCAGTGAATAATAATCTAATAAAATTAGATTATTATTCACTGCGACAGTTTTAAAAaacatgagttttttaaataGTTGAGCTGATTTCAAGTATGATGATAAAGAACAGAATATCTCTATTCCACTTCCCTCCCAGTCCCAGAATATTTACCTGCTGAGAAAGCATGGATATTTAGAGCCACATCCTGTTCCTCAGTATCAGCCACATCCAGGAGGTAGGCTCTGATTGGTCCGTCCAAAGCATCAGCACAGAAGTCCAGAACCACCACACCAACAACAGTCAGCACGATCCCAACCAGTTGATTACTGGGGACGTCACCCAGAGAAAGACCTGTTTGACAGACAGATTAAAATAAGCGGTAAgacattcataaaaaaaatcaaaatgtaattttgaaaatataaaatatttgaaaatgtgtaTCATGGGACTCCTATTTAAATAACAGTGGCATGCAACCCTGTAGATAAATATGTGCACAATGTGAACAACATTAGACAATTagttctatttttaataatatataataaaataaaataataataattacctATAAGCGATCCATTGAGAAATAAGGCCACTCCTATTAACACTCCTATACACAGCGCCAAAATGAAGGGTCTCCTCCGACCCCATTTCAAAGTACAGCGGTCACTTGCTGAGCCAATAAGAGGGGTGAAAATTAAACCCAAAATAGGGCTGAGGAACCAGGTTAAGCTGTAATACTGCTCTGGGAGACCTGCAATGAGAAAAGAACCACAATCAATTCAATTCCAAGGTTCAGGCAgatcaacatttttattaaccgCTTTGCTGAAATGTACAAATATGGCACCTAAAGCAACTCTCATCAGTTGAAACAGATGACCAGGCGTGTTTCAGCATTTCTGCAGTTCATTAACCTGCCCTTTACAACACTATAAACCTTTCACATAAGAGATCTAAAACTGTGTCATAGTAATGAAGCAATCACATTGCCTCTGACAATAAAATTGATACCAAATGCGATGACTCAAAGTAAATAAAAAGGGCGTGGGAAAACTGAAAACGGTAACTGATATGATTTGGTGGTAATGGCTCATAGCAACTAGTTTTAGCAATAACAGCTGAGGGAATTTTCCATGAGTCGAACATTTTCTA
The sequence above is drawn from the Megalobrama amblycephala isolate DHTTF-2021 linkage group LG13, ASM1881202v1, whole genome shotgun sequence genome and encodes:
- the slc45a4b gene encoding solute carrier family 45 member 4 translates to MKASMAPKNAVTESVPVLDLAVVQEKDPNGGQNMEKEVEMSEDSASEDSVNHIPKRLWVMHGAVMFGREFCYAMETALVTPVLLQLGLPEQYYSLTWFLSPILGLIFTPLIGSASDRCTLKWGRRRPFILALCIGVLIGVALFLNGSLIGLSLGDVPSNQLVGIVLTVVGVVVLDFCADALDGPIRAYLLDVADTEEQDVALNIHAFSAGLGGALGYMLGGLDWTNTFLGQAFKAQEQVLFFFAAIIFIISATLHLFSIKEHLYNPNQPGVLKDEDEEKPPPVQLFGSFPSTRLLPQLELIPEEEPFSAHEDDRSERDVSTDFLNIDLVRSKSDSVLAMPDGTVELDPDLDRDGQFLWDIEPNLFQDFQGLQDDGTTLDCHNTSQLGQCTDHHLQKCDSSGEHICGAAKTVNGSFATSGNPINGAANAANQPGKVGLRPSGGPVRRRHPSFYRQPSFTFSYHGRVGFQWRRRYGNMAGPIKSSRSLNDIDKLDRRHERRKLQPSGISASRRNEEDEESEDGDGGTTVKLLWLSMLKMPPQLWHLCVCHLLTWFSMIAQAVFYTDFMGQVIFEGDPTAAANSTALQNYSKGVQMGCWGLVIYAATAALCSDVLQRILNNYDLSIRITYMLGTLAFAVGTAIMSIFPNVYVAMVMISTMGVISMSMSYCPYALLGQYHEIKEYIHHSPGNSRRGFGIDCAILTCQVYISQILVASALGAVVDAVGTVRVIPMVASGGSFLAFLAAAFLVIYPDTLDDEDDEDEEQGLNSVKSEAASSNSTEKLSVLKSMPRDSCSKPEVESSV